A genomic region of Treponema primitia ZAS-1 contains the following coding sequences:
- a CDS encoding beta strand repeat-containing protein — MKKRYDDKNSNGAGKILPFLFLLTLMMVTACPNPFQEKSHNPGADLSPGMGRVVVQLGDRLPGRTILPLTPVFTKYTLTFSAAGKTAVTAELTAASDISGLTGIGYGVDLDPGVWTLTIDAYVGDKPNYTLAGKIAAPVSVTVTAGVITDYSASLVPLEIDGITTGTFSWRIVLPTLGDYEKATLILTKTTGDIPPVEVALKQLGTPVSAGDVVTDTQELPSGYYTVSVLLEKDGKDAGRSEVAHIYPGLTTAAEFNFTDAVFVSRKILSGTVGTITPGPGMTLTGTTIRAYADEAYTEQVPTFPSTVTVSGGSWTMRVLVEVGVVYFKLECSLSVGGLTGVYGIAAGNELSIPETGINGIAIPPVTISGIEAHRAADGGIFYGTLQKAIDNSTGTSASDLDTITLLTDLSLTASGELITIPTGKHVKLISGGSGGTRTISRGASGLGSLITVESNATLELLGSSTTPFVLDGGGSAPFNRTATDALVKVNGGKFTLGNNVTLQNNINTSGSGGGVYLADQLGSTFKKTGGTIYGDTVAVAVGFANSTTPINSGNAIYVGGSSNFLNLDCEPGTKLYAEYDGTTWIYTEPAGAGSLGDTGAAWVEITTWAQLDAAITAVADNTAVTEATIILRNDFTLASADPVIVLNVDKTITLMADSSNRTIKRADSLPYTNPIFTVEDGTLILGGGDDTGTLTLSGNGPTISDAQSPLIKVDGGTFEMTSDKVLLRDNSTATLTGGGVYVADGTFTMEDGTISGNSTTQKGGGVYVADGGVFNMSGGTISGNTANLGQGVYVFNGGTFNMDGGDITYNIALNNMDEGGGVYVAGGTSSGTFTMSGGNITYNSVPDNSNGGGVYVASGGTSGTVGTFTMSGGNITNNSVTGTGSGSGGGVYVAAGAFAGTGGNFTMSGGTISDNSTIGTGDGGGVFVNTEGTFTMEDGTIFHNSTAGNGGGVAVVASATPNTGFTMTGGIIGGSTDDKKNTAASGGGVYLGGSGGTFTMSGTAKIAGNTATGGGGGVYVADGGTSETGGNFIMSGGTISNNSTTSNGGGVYVAGTYYSGTYHYGTFTMSGTAEIAGNTATSPNSVGGGVYVVSGDTPLSTTPVFTMTGGIIGGSTDDKKNTAAAGGGGYFTTANITTGGTFTMSGNAKIIGNEATAGRGGGVVVDGTVSAPFIMDGSAEITGNKATDEGGGVYVQNAFSMKGSAKIEGNSVVSGSDSQKGFGVYLSSSTSFCTFAMEGNAIVATDNKVYFDNTASPPKYLTLSGALTSPSGTIVANLDPQAPSATNQVLAEPLSSGFIAAYYDRFLLNGVAGKIGTSGQIVL; from the coding sequence ATGAAAAAGCGGTATGATGATAAAAACTCGAATGGCGCAGGAAAAATCCTCCCTTTTCTTTTTTTGCTTACCTTGATGATGGTAACCGCTTGCCCTAACCCCTTTCAAGAGAAATCCCATAATCCGGGAGCCGATCTTTCCCCGGGAATGGGGCGGGTGGTGGTACAGCTTGGGGATAGACTGCCGGGGCGGACCATTCTGCCCCTCACGCCGGTGTTTACCAAGTATACCCTCACCTTTAGCGCCGCAGGAAAAACGGCCGTTACGGCGGAACTTACCGCTGCGTCTGATATAAGCGGTTTAACCGGGATCGGATACGGGGTGGATCTGGACCCCGGGGTCTGGACTTTAACGATTGACGCCTATGTCGGGGACAAGCCGAACTATACCCTTGCAGGGAAGATCGCAGCGCCTGTTTCTGTTACGGTTACGGCGGGGGTCATTACGGATTATTCGGCGTCCCTTGTTCCGCTTGAAATTGACGGCATAACAACGGGGACCTTTAGCTGGCGTATTGTACTCCCCACCCTGGGCGATTATGAAAAGGCAACACTGATACTCACAAAGACAACGGGAGATATTCCCCCGGTCGAGGTGGCGCTGAAACAGCTCGGAACGCCGGTATCGGCGGGTGACGTGGTAACCGATACACAAGAGCTTCCTTCAGGATACTATACGGTGTCTGTCCTGCTGGAAAAGGACGGCAAGGACGCGGGCCGGTCTGAGGTGGCCCATATCTATCCCGGCCTGACCACCGCAGCGGAATTTAACTTTACCGATGCGGTTTTTGTGAGCAGGAAGATCCTTTCGGGGACGGTTGGAACAATTACCCCTGGTCCCGGCATGACCTTGACCGGGACAACCATACGCGCCTACGCCGATGAAGCATATACGGAACAGGTTCCTACCTTCCCGAGTACGGTTACGGTAAGCGGCGGTTCCTGGACTATGAGGGTTCTGGTTGAAGTGGGGGTTGTCTATTTCAAGCTGGAGTGCAGCCTGAGCGTCGGTGGTTTGACCGGGGTTTATGGAATAGCAGCGGGAAACGAATTAAGCATCCCGGAAACCGGAATAAACGGAATAGCGATTCCCCCGGTAACAATCAGCGGCATAGAAGCGCACCGGGCGGCGGATGGCGGTATTTTTTATGGGACCCTTCAGAAAGCGATAGACAATTCCACCGGGACATCCGCATCCGACTTGGATACCATTACCTTGCTTACAGATTTATCGTTGACTGCGTCTGGTGAATTGATAACTATTCCCACCGGGAAACATGTAAAACTCATTTCCGGCGGCAGCGGCGGGACTCGGACCATAAGCCGGGGCGCCAGCGGCTTGGGAAGCCTTATCACCGTGGAATCAAACGCGACGCTGGAACTACTGGGTAGCAGCACTACGCCGTTTGTACTGGACGGGGGAGGAAGCGCCCCCTTCAACAGAACCGCCACCGACGCACTCGTAAAGGTTAACGGCGGGAAATTTACCCTTGGCAATAATGTGACGCTGCAAAATAACATAAACACCAGCGGCAGCGGCGGCGGGGTGTACCTAGCAGACCAACTTGGTTCAACTTTCAAAAAGACCGGCGGAACCATTTACGGTGATACCGTCGCCGTCGCTGTCGGTTTCGCAAACAGCACTACTCCCATCAACAGCGGCAACGCAATATATGTGGGGGGGTCATCTAATTTCCTGAACCTTGATTGCGAGCCCGGAACCAAGCTGTACGCCGAATACGATGGCACGACGTGGATTTACACCGAACCGGCCGGTGCGGGCAGCCTGGGCGACACCGGCGCCGCCTGGGTAGAGATAACGACCTGGGCTCAACTTGATGCCGCCATCACTGCCGTCGCTGACAATACCGCAGTTACCGAAGCTACCATCATCCTCAGGAATGATTTTACCCTCGCCTCCGCCGACCCAGTTATTGTGCTTAACGTTGACAAGACAATAACACTCATGGCGGATTCCTCGAACCGGACCATCAAGCGGGCAGACAGTTTACCCTATACCAACCCCATCTTCACGGTAGAGGACGGGACCCTGATCCTGGGCGGCGGCGATGATACCGGCACGCTGACCCTTTCCGGGAACGGGCCTACTATATCCGATGCCCAAAGCCCCCTCATAAAAGTAGATGGAGGAACCTTCGAGATGACCAGCGATAAGGTACTATTAAGAGATAATAGTACTGCAACTCTTACAGGCGGCGGGGTGTACGTAGCCGACGGAACCTTCACTATGGAAGACGGAACCATCAGCGGCAACAGCACCACCCAAAAGGGGGGGGGAGTGTATGTCGCGGATGGCGGAGTCTTCAATATGAGCGGCGGGACCATCAGCGGCAACACCGCCAACCTCGGCCAGGGGGTATATGTTTTTAACGGCGGAACCTTCAACATGGACGGCGGGGACATCACTTACAACATCGCCCTCAACAACATGGACGAGGGGGGAGGAGTGTATGTCGCGGGCGGCACATCCAGCGGAACCTTCACCATGAGCGGCGGGAACATCACTTACAACAGCGTCCCCGACAACAGCAACGGCGGGGGAGTATATGTCGCGTCCGGTGGAACCAGTGGAACAGTTGGAACCTTCACCATGAGCGGTGGGAACATCACTAACAATAGCGTCACCGGCACCGGCAGCGGCAGCGGCGGGGGAGTATATGTCGCGGCCGGCGCATTCGCTGGAACCGGCGGAAACTTCACTATGAGCGGCGGGACCATCAGTGACAACAGCACCATCGGCACCGGCGATGGCGGGGGGGTGTTTGTCAATACCGAAGGAACCTTTACTATGGAGGATGGGACCATCTTCCACAACAGCACCGCCGGTAATGGCGGAGGGGTGGCTGTTGTTGCCAGCGCCACGCCCAACACCGGGTTTACGATGACGGGTGGAATCATAGGAGGCAGCACGGACGATAAAAAAAATACCGCAGCCTCAGGTGGCGGGGTGTATTTGGGTGGTTCCGGCGGCACGTTTACCATGTCGGGTACTGCCAAAATTGCCGGGAATACCGCAACTGGCGGTGGCGGCGGGGTGTATGTCGCGGACGGTGGAACCAGTGAAACCGGCGGAAACTTCATCATGAGCGGCGGAACCATCAGTAACAACAGCACCACCAGCAATGGCGGGGGGGTGTATGTAGCCGGCACTTACTACAGCGGCACTTACCACTACGGCACGTTTACCATGTCGGGTACTGCCGAAATTGCCGGGAATACCGCAACCAGTCCTAATAGTGTCGGCGGCGGGGTGTATGTTGTTTCCGGAGACACGCCGCTGTCCACCACCCCCGTGTTTACGATGACAGGTGGAATCATAGGAGGCAGCACGGACGATAAAAAAAATACCGCAGCTGCAGGTGGCGGGGGGTACTTCACCACCGCTAATATCACCACCGGCGGCACGTTTACCATGTCGGGTAATGCTAAAATTATTGGGAATGAGGCAACCGCCGGCAGAGGCGGCGGGGTAGTGGTTGATGGTACTGTTTCTGCTCCGTTTATCATGGACGGTTCAGCCGAGATTACCGGGAATAAAGCCACGGACGAAGGCGGCGGAGTATATGTACAGAACGCATTTAGTATGAAGGGTTCCGCGAAAATTGAGGGTAATAGTGTTGTCTCTGGTAGTGATTCACAAAAAGGCTTTGGAGTGTATTTGTCTAGTAGTACTTCCTTTTGTACCTTCGCGATGGAAGGCAATGCGATAGTGGCTACCGACAATAAAGTATACTTTGATAATACCGCTTCCCCTCCCAAGTACCTCACCCTCAGCGGAGCTTTGACTTCACCTTCCGGAACAATCGTGGCAAATCTCGATCCCCAAGCTCCCTCAGCGACTAACCAAGTCCTGGCAGAACCACTAAGTAGTGGTTTCATAGCTGCCTACTACGATCGTTTCTTGTTAAACGGTGTAGCCGGAAAAATAGGTACATCCGGACAAATCGTCCTATAA